The stretch of DNA AAAAAGCATCTTGTTTTTTGGGTTGTTTCCTACGAAGATAAACAAAACATCAAACTTTATGACTCTTTGTTAGTAAGAAAGCAAATAGAATTTGGTATTTTCGCAACGATAATACGTAAAAAAGTATGAATTGGCGTAAACTTTTATTCCCTTTCTCGGGTTTATATTGGTTAGGAAGCAGTCTTCGGAATGTTTTTTACAATATAGGATTTCTGAAACAAACACAGTTCGATTTACCTATTATCAATGTAGGAAATCTTAGCGTTGGAGGTACAGGAAAATCTCCACATGTACTATATCTAATAGAACTACTAAAAAACAATTACAAAGTTTGTACCCTTAGTAGAGGGTATGGACGAAAATCTAGAGGATTCAAGTTTGCAAATTACGAGTCGAAAGTGTACGATATTGGTGATGAGCCGATGCAGTTTTTTCGTCGTTTCAAAAATAAAATTATAGTTACAGTTTGTGAAAATCGTGTAACAGGAACACAAAAAATAATCCGCGATTTTTATCCTGATTTAATTATTCTAGATGATGCATATCAACATAGAAGTATCAAAGCAGGATTCAATATTCTATTGACAGATTATCAATTTCCATACAGTAAAGATTATTTATTGCCGGCCGGGAATCTGCGAGAAAGTAGGGCGGGAGCTAAGCGTGCAGATGTAATTATTGTGACCAAATGTCCAGAAAATCTTACCGAAAAAAACGTTCAACAATTACGCGAAAGTTTGAGAGTGAAGCCAAAACAAGAGTTGTTTTTTTCTAAGATAGAATATGCAACAAAACTTATTGGTTTGCATGATGAAATTCCGATGAGTAACTGGTTAAATTACAATGCGGTTGTTGTGACAGGAATAGCAAATGCACAAAATTTTGTTGCTTTTTGTGAAGAAAAATTTAGAGCAGTTTTGCATTTAGAATTCCCAGATCATCATAACTTTAGTAATACTGAAATAGAGTATATCCGAAAAAGATATCAAAATACAGAAGGTGAAAGGATTTTGCTTACCACCGAAAAAGATTACATGCGCCTGATGGAGGAAGAGTCGTTGAAGAACGATATGTATTATCTGCCAATAAGCGTAACTTTAAACGATGAAAAAAAATTTAACGAATTAATTATAGACTATGTTAGAGAGAATCAAAAACGCA from Weeksella virosa DSM 16922 encodes:
- the lpxK gene encoding tetraacyldisaccharide 4'-kinase is translated as MNWRKLLFPFSGLYWLGSSLRNVFYNIGFLKQTQFDLPIINVGNLSVGGTGKSPHVLYLIELLKNNYKVCTLSRGYGRKSRGFKFANYESKVYDIGDEPMQFFRRFKNKIIVTVCENRVTGTQKIIRDFYPDLIILDDAYQHRSIKAGFNILLTDYQFPYSKDYLLPAGNLRESRAGAKRADVIIVTKCPENLTEKNVQQLRESLRVKPKQELFFSKIEYATKLIGLHDEIPMSNWLNYNAVVVTGIANAQNFVAFCEEKFRAVLHLEFPDHHNFSNTEIEYIRKRYQNTEGERILLTTEKDYMRLMEEESLKNDMYYLPISVTLNDEKKFNELIIDYVRENQKRS